Within the Thermodesulfovibrionales bacterium genome, the region GCATTCAGCTGTGAAACAACTCGACCGACCTGATCGCACATCTGTCCGTAGGAGAGCGGATACCGATGGGGAGCCAGAATTGCATGAGATGAGAAATCTTTCTCTGCTGATTCTAAAAGGTCTCCGGCAGAATAGTGAGGGCTTGAATTTCTCGGCTTACTCAAGGTTGCTCCCCGGCATGGTCAAGTCCTTTCAGCGTCTGTCTCAAAGAGAGCAGAGGGAAGTGCAAAGAGCCTCCTAGTCGAAAGGGATGTCTCATCATATCACACATCCGTTTCCCTTGCCTCACCGTGCCAGATGAAGATGCAATCAAGCACCGGTTTCGTCCTTGCAAGAACGATACCTCCCAGTTTCCTATGGCATTCTAAACCTCAAGTGTATCAATAAGAAACAATGTGTAACCCTTTGCTACAGAAAGAACGCAAAAAATTCAGCAAAAACTCGGCGTTCCGATGCAAGACAAAAAAATTCAATGCGAGACTCTGGAATGATTTCGGTCAATCAGTCATGCTTTTCGGGAGACAGACCGTCACTGTGTTTGGCAAGCTCACTCATATCGCCCTCCCTCAATCTCCTTCGATTCCTCTACAGAGTCCGATTCCTCTAGTTCATCAAGAATCCGAAGCAGTTCTTCGGGATCTGCATTCAGAAGAAGTGCCGTTGCTAACCCCGCTATGGTTGGAGATTCAAAAAAGCAGCGCAATGGCACGTCCGACTCGAGGGCAAAACGTATCCGGGAGATGACCTGGGTCGCCAGGAGAGAGTCGCCTCCCAAGTCAAAGAAGTTATCATGGACACCTACCTGTTTCAGTCCGAGCACCCCGCGCCAGATACCCGCCAAAACTTCTTCAACCTGGCTGCAAGGAGCGACATAGGACTCTTCAAGACTCGGCCGCTCTGAATCAGGGGCCGGCAATGTCCTTCGATCTATCTTGCCGTTGGGTGTCAATGGCAGTGACTCAACCACAACAAATGCTGAAGGGACCATATAATCGGGCAGCTTCTCCATAAGGTAACTCCGAAGCTCATTGGTCGAAACAGATGATCCCTTATTGAGTACGATATACGCCACCAGGCGTTTATCCCCCGGGTTGTCTTGCCTCGCAATAACTGCTGACTCCCTCACGTTGGGATGCCGGCCAAGCACTGACTCTATCTCTTCGAGCTCAACACGGAACCCCCTTATTTTGATCCGGAAATCCTTTCTTCCTATATATTCGAGAAGTCCATCCCGTCGAATGCGCCCGATGTCCCCCGTGCGGTATAAAAGAGTCCCTTTCTTATCCGGAATCAATTTGAAAGCAGCTTTTGTCATATCGGGATTCTGCCAGTACCCGGGACTAAGGTATCGGCTTTTAATTGTTATTTCGCCAATCCGATCACCGGAAATGCCGTCACCTTGTTCATCGAGCAATGCTATCTCCATATCCTCTGTAGGATACCCCGAAGGAACTCTGCTTCCTCTCAATTCGGAATCATGGTCCATTAAGTACTGCGCGAAAACACCAGCTTCAGTGCATGCCAAGCTGTTAACAAAAATAATGTTCCTCGTAAAATATGTTTTGAAAAGTTCTATATCCTTTTCATTGACACTTTCACCTCCCAGATTGATCACCCTGAGCTTCGGCAAAACTGTTTCTTGTGTCAGATGAATTGTGACGTGACGAAAAAGTGTAGGAACAGAATGATAGATGGTAATCTGCTCGGTGACAAGCCACTCAACAAGCTGCTGTATGCCTTCCTCCTTAACATTGAAAGGATGTAAAGCAGCACCATTAAGCAATGCTGCATATATGTCCACATGAGCCGCACCGACGCCATAAGAAGGTATAAGCGACAGACGGTCTGAATCGCTTATACCTATCTTATTTGTATAACTGAAAATCTGGTGTAGCAGATTGCGGTGCGTGTGTATCACGCCCTTCGGTTGCCCCGTTGATCCAGATGTGTAGAGAATATATGCATATGAATCCGGGCGGATCGGCTGGTTGGGATTTTCATCGGATACGCCCTTCTCTATCTGATCAATATTTAAAACCTGGATTTTGACGCCTGCAATCATGCGTGCCTTCTCAAGGGTCCGATTGTGTGCAATGATCAGACTTACCTGAGCATTCTCCAGCATGAAATGTATCCGGGCAGACGGGTATGATGGGTCTATCGGTATATATATCCTGCCCGATTTTAAAGCGCCGAGCATCGCAGCCATGGCTCCAGCATCATGGCTAAAGAGCAAGGCTACCCGTGCAGTTTCCTCAGAGCATTTTGCTGCAATAGTTCTGGAAATCCTGTTAGCAAGTCTGTTGAGATTCTCATAGGTTAATGTTGAGCTTCTGGTCTTGACGGCAATCCGGTCCCCGTATTCTGCTGCCATCTTTTCGAATCTCAAATGGATTGCCTGTTCTGTCTCTTGTTGAGCAAATCTGTCAGACGAACATCGCAAGCGTACTCTACTGTCCTCAAAAGAATAATGATTCATTTCAAATTCTCATGATTATCAGCAGATGTTGTTCGAGAGCCAATATAGAAAAAACGATTGGTTCTTGGATAACGCTCATATATATTGCAGGTAAAAGGAATCAAGGTTCTTGGGGATATCTATCAATAACCCTCCTTCTCACATCCTGATTAACAAATAGTGCATCACCAAATCGCAGCTGGCCGTTAGTCGCTCTATGCAAGTTATAAAGATCAAACAGTGTATATCCAAACTCACTAAGAAAATTCCATATCTCATACAAAAGTGGCTGTTTCTCGTAGTGGGGTATAAACATAATCTCTGTATATATCACTGATACTGTTTTTCCTTTAAGAGTTTCAGCAGCACCCTTCAATGCCATAAGCTCTCCGCCCTGAATATCCATTTTCAGAATGTCGACCGTATTCACATGATGATTTCGTATGAATTCATCAATCGACGTTACCTCTGCCTGAATCATCGATTTTGTGAATGCCTGTTTCGGCAGATACCTCCTGGAAGTTGTTGCTTCTGGCAGCAGTGAATTCGTTGCATCAATTTCATTTATATACAACATCCTCTCTCCCGGTCCATCCGCAACTGCTAAAGAAATTATTGCCGTGATAGGGTCGTTACAAAACTTCTTCTTCAATGCTTCCGATGAATCCGGGAACGGTTCAAAACAATAGATCACAGATTCAGGGAATCTGGCTCTATACTCTTCAACAGTCTCTCCTCTATGGGCACCTATATCAAAAATAACTGGCTTAGTTATTCCCATGTCACTAAGCAAGATTTTTTGTGCATCGAAGGGATTATTGAAGGGATTATTAACGAACGAAGAAGTTCTCCTGCGTACATCAAATCCAGCTATCTGAAATGCCGATTTTATGAGAGATTTAAGCATATAACAATTATTCCATAATATCTAATCAATAATATCGCTCTTTTTTATTACCTCACATGCGATTGGCCAGATAAAGGCCGTATAACTGACGCACTACTACAGCACGTGCTTCCATGGGAAGAAGATCAGCACCAATACCTTTGCACAGCCATCTTCACACCTCCAAGGCAATCACCTGTACCGGTTTGCAGGCTTTCTCTGCATGCTGAAGATGAGCTGTCCTGCGTGCCGCCAACCGCTAACGCTACTCTATAGATAATGGCAAAGATGCACAGGATTTATGAGAGCCCGCCCTTGACTTCAACGTGAAATCTGCTTAAGGTCGTTCTCATGAGTCACTTAAGGTATATTGACATTTGCACTACTTGGCCCTTGAGGATCCAATAAAATGCAGACATATGCCCCGTTCCCTGAAACCGCTCGCGCCCGATGGGAAGTTCCCGCGGGAATATAGACAGCGGCAGGAGATTTCACATGATTTTCCTTCCCATCAAGAATAAGTTCATATTGAAGCATATCTTTAGGCGCGAGGATTAATCCTATTTCATCGTGAGAGGGATGGCAATGTATTTTGGCATAAGGATCAGGAGGAACGTTAAGATCTTTGATGATATGCACTGCGATGTGGAATGGTGCATTCTCAAGCAAGTTCTTATTTAACAACAGGAATCTTTGGAAAAATTTTTTTCCGCTGTTCAGTTGAGTACCCAGAATTGTCTCATCCAAGTCCTGCGGAAATCCGCGCACTATTTTCGGTTCAGGAATATTCTTCATAATCGTCTCCTTTGGTTGTATCAAAATTTCAAATTTAGCATATTTCATGCCAGAAGGTCATATGACATAACACGTTGCTATTATTGAAGATAATGCCTTATATTTTAGAAATCATGTATCGAAATCATCCCAATTCAGAAGGAAGTGTTTCCATCCGCTACAATAACCGATCATTTCATTGAAAGGCATAGGGAGAGCATTTAGGTTCAACCTTCTCAGAGGATTCTTTTCATTATCGTCTTCTCAGCGGACAATGGCGTATTTGCTATAATGGTACATGTTCTCTTTTGATCCTTGTTCATAGGAAGCGCCCCTCTCGTGGCAGATGAAGATCTTTCGAAACTGAAGATAGAGAAGTCGGAAGCGGTCTTTCGTCCGTCAAGACGGAAGAAGCTCTTTCGTTTTCTGCTTTCCGTGTTTCTTCTTACCCTCGTCGGCCTTTTATACTTCAAGGGGGTCTTTACTCCTCCTGTCAAGGTCGAGGTCATCAGGGTCTCCGAGGTCTATCCTTCTCAGACCTTCACCCTCTTGAACGCCAGCGGCTATGTGGTGGCCCAGCGAAAGGCCGCCGTTGCGTCAAAGATTACGAGCCGCCTCGTCTCCTTGACTGTCGAGGAAGGAAGCGTTGTCAAGGAGGGGCAGGTGATCGCTCGTCTCGAGGGCGATGATGTTATCGCAGCGCGCAATCAGGCAGCAGCCAACCTCAACGTTGCCCTCGCCAGTGTCGATCAGGCAACGGCTGAACTCAACGACGCCACCCTCTCCGTCAACAGGAACAGAGATCTTGTCGGCAAAGGGTACATCTCACAGGCCGACTTTGACGCCTCTGAGGCCCGTTACCAGAAGGCCTTAGCCGGGGTTTCAGGTGCAGAAGCGGCGGTGAAGGCGAACAGAGCGGCACTGAAGAATGCTGAGGTCGCGGTCGAGTATACGCTCATCCGTGCGCCCTTTGACGCCGTGGTCCTCACAAAGAATGCCGATATCGGTGACATCGTCACGCCTCTTGGCGCTGCGGCAAACGCCAAGGCTTCAGTCGTTACCGTTGCAGATATGCATTCCCTTCAGGTAGAAGTCGATGTTTCTGAATCGAATATCGAGCAGGTGAAAGTCGGACAGCCGTGCGAGATACAGCTCGATGCACTGCCTCAGTCGCGCTTCCGGGGTGAGGTCCACATGATAGTACCAACTGCCGATCGCACAAAGGCCACGGTCCTCGTCAAGGTTCGTTTTCTCGACATTGACAAGGAAACCCGGATACTTCCGGAGATGAGCGCAAAAGTCGCCTTCCTCGCGAGGAAAGTGACAGCCGAGGAGCAGAGGCCGCGCATCGCCCTGAATCCTGCTCTCATTCTTACACGCAACAGCAGGAACTTCGTCTTCCTCGTCAGGGAGGACACAGCCATAGAGACTCCCGTAACGCTCGGATCGAAGCTCGGTGATCTCGTCGAGGTCGTTGAAGGCCTTAAGACAGGGGACAGGATTGTAGCAAAACCCCTTGCCGGGCTGAGGCAGGGTGAGAAGATCAAGATCGGAGAACAATAGTGCTTATGACAAGAAAATCCCTTGTTGAGATAAAGCATCTGAACAAGTCCTACCGCCGGGGCAGCCAGACTATCTCGGTTCTGACGGACATAACCTTCGACATCGAGGACGGTGAGTTCTTGGCTTTGATGGGACCCTCTGGCTCGGGCAAGAGCACGCTCCTCAATCTCATCGCCGGCATCGACAAGCCGGACTCAGGGACAATCAGCGTGGGCGGCATCGACATAACTGCGCTGAACGAGACTGAACTTGCCCACTGGCGCGCGGCCAATGTAGGCTTCATTTTCCAATTTTACAACCTCATGCCGGTGCTAACTGCCTTCGAGAATGTAGAATTGCCTTTGCTCCTCACGGGGCTTTCGAGAAAAGAGCGGAAGAGGCATGTGGAGATGGCCTTGCAGGTGGTGAATCTTTCCGACCGTATAGACCATTATCCCTCACAGCTCTCCGGCGGCCAGCAGCAGCGCGTTGCGATAGCCCGTGCCATTGTTCCTGACCCGACAATCCTTGTGGCCGATGAGCCGACAGGAGATCTCGACAGGGTGTCGGCCCAGGATATCCTGGAACTTATGGAGCGTCTCGTTCATGAACTTGGCAAGACGATTATTATGGTGACCCATGATCCCCGCGCAGCCGAAAAGGCCCATGTCGTCAGGCACCTCGAGAAAGGTATCCTCAATGCAGTTCCTGAAGCTCCTCATTAAGAACGCTTTCCGTCATAAACTCCGCACATCTCTGACCATTCTCGGCATCACCATTGCGATCCTCGCCTTCGGCCTCCTGCGCACGGTTGTACGAGCCTGGTACGCTGGCGTTGAGGCATCTTCAGCAACACGTCTCATAACAAGGAATTCCGTATCCCTTGTCTTTTTCCTGCCCCTCTCCTACAAAGAGAAGATCCGCCAGATAGCGGGCGTGAAAGATGTCTCCTATGGCTACTGGTTCGGAGGTATCTACATTTCTGAGAAAAATTTCATCCCGAGTTTTGCTTATGAGGCGAAAAGTCTTCTCGAGCTCTATCCCGAATTCGTCCTGCCGGAAAAAGAGAAGAGCGACTTCCTCCGTGACAGAAAGGGATTCATTGCAGGCCGGAAGTTAGTCGAAAAATTCGGCTGGAAAATAGGGGATATTGTCACCCTCAAAGGGACCATATTCCCGGGCAATTGGGATTTTGTCCTGCGAGGCATCTACAAGGGCAGGGACAGGAGCACTGACGAGACACAGTTTATTTTCCACTGGGACTATCTGAACGAATCGCTGAAAAAGACCGCTCCCCACCGCGCCGACCAGGTCGGATGGTATGTGGTTGGTGTGACCAGCCCCGACATCGCCTCCGATGTTGCAGTCGCCATCGATAAGATGTTCAAGAACTCCCTTGCCGAGACCATGACTGAGACGGAGAGGGCTTTCCAGCTGAGTTTCGTATCGATGACAGAGGCAATTGTCATTGCCATACAGTTGGTCTCCTTTGTGGTGATTATCATCATTATGGCGGTCATGGCAAACACTATGGCTATGACCGCACGGGAACGCATCGGTGAGTATGCCATCATGAAGACCCTCGGCTTCGGCGGCTGGCACATCGCAGGCCTCATCTTTGGCGAATCTCTTGTCATTGCGTCTCTCGGATGCAGCCTCGGCATTGCCCTCACTTTCCCTGTCGCCGAGGCCTTCGGAAGGGAGATGGGAACATTCTTTCCTGTCTTTACCGTTTCGCAGGACACGCTCTCCATGGACGTGGCGGCTTCTTTCCTCGTTGGCGTGGTAGCTGCGCTCTTTCCCGCCTGGCGCGCAATAAGGCTCAGAATTGCTGACGGACTGAGGAGGATCGGATAGATGGGCATTCCCCTTTCATACAGCTTCAGGAACCTGCTGACCAGAAGACTGACAACCGCACTGACTGCGGGCGGAATGGCCCTCGTTGTCTTTGTCTTCTCTGCTGTATTGATGCTTGCCGAAGGACTTCGTAAAACCCTCGTTGAGACAGGCTCCTATGACAACGTGGTAGTCATCAGGCGCGCATCGGCCTCTGAAATGCAGAGCGGCATTGACCGTGCAGCAGCTGCAATCGTGGAGACGGAACCCGAAGTAGCCGCAGGAGAAGGCGGCAGACCCTTTCTCTCAAAGGAAGTCGTTGTCCTCATAAACCTCCCGAAACGGCAGACCGAAAAACCATCGAATGTGACGATCAGAGGAATCGGTCAATATTCGTTCGCGCTGAGACCCCAGGTTAAACTCATCGAGGGGCGTATGCCAAAACCAGGCTCGTCGGAGATCATCGCCGGTGAGAGCGTTGCAAAGAGATTTAGAGGCGCAGGCATCGGTGAGCATCTCCGCTTCGGCATGAGAGATTGGATCGTCGTAGGAGTCTTTGCGGCTGGGAAGACTGCCTACAGCTCGGAGATATGGGGAGATTCTGACCAGCTCATGCAGGCCTTCCGACGTCGCGTCTATTCCTCCGTTCTCTTTAAGCTTCGAGATTCCTCCGGGTTTCAAAAGGTAAAGGAACGTATCGAGGCCGACCCCCGCCTCACCCTTGAGGCAAAACGTGAAACAACCTATTATTCCGACCAGTCGGAAGTCATGGCAAAGTTTCTCAGGATCCTCGGCCTGTCGCTGACCGTCATCTTCTCACTCGGTGCGATAATCGGCGCCATGATTACCATGTATGCGGCTGTGGCGAATCGCATCGGCGAGATTGGCACACTCCGTGCTATCGGCTTTCGGAGGAGGGATGTCCTCGCCGCATTTATTATAGAGTCTCTGCTCCTCGGACTTGTAGGAGGTTGCCTGGGGCTGTTCCTCTCCTCCTTCTTACAACTCTATACGATCTCGACGGTGAACTGGCAGACCTTCTCAGAACTCGCCTTTTCCTTCAGTCTCACAGGAGAGATTATTTGGGAATCACTCCTTTTCTCTCTCCTCATGGGTCTTATCGGCGGAGTACTGCCTGCAGTGAGGGCCTCACGCATGAATATCGTCAATGCCTTGAGGGCAAGTTAGACGTCTCTCACAGCGTTCTCTCTGTTATCGGGAAAATGAAGCGTTAGAACGTCAGACTCTGCCGTTCAAGGAGCATTTGCGCATATATAGAACTTGACATCGAAGTCCTCGATAAGGGTCTTCATGAGACTCCTGAATCGGAGAAAATTGATCCTTTTTCCGCCAAATGAGGGTCTCTGCGGCAGGAGATTTCGGATGACGTAGTGACTTGATGTGACCCCGCCATTTCTCTCGGTCCCATGCCTCCTCTTGATGGAAGTGACCAGGCCTAAAGGATTTCCCGAAAGAGGCGATAAGAATGTATAGAGAGACCTCAAAGGAGTGGACAGATGAAACGATGTGGTGATTGTGTTTATTACCTTTCTTTCAAATGTGATGGGTATAATTGCGGCTATCTCATCAGAATGGTGAAGAAAGACGGCACCGCCTGTTTGTATTTCAGATCCCGCGATGTCAGTGAAGAAGAATCATGACATTACAGGAGAAGGTAACGTCATCCATTTTAGCATGCATGTATCGGTTGGAGGAAGATCTCGGCGGCCCTTCGCCGGGAAAACCGGAAAGAGCCCCTGCCCGCCGAGAATTGAAGGCTCCGACCTTGAGTGATTCGGGGCAAGACCGACCCATAAACTCTTAAACTCACCACTTGATCAATGCAGACGCCCAGGTGAGACCACCGCCGAAGGCCTCAAGGAGGATATAATCGCCGTCTCTCACCCTGCCCGCCCGTACAGCCTCATCGAGGGCTATCGGTATCGATGCGGCAGATGTGTTGCCATAGCGCTCGAGATTCACGAGCACTCGTTCCATGGGGAGGCCCAATCTCTTTGCCGTTGCCTGAATGATCCTCAGATTGGCCTGATGGGGGATAAGGAGAGAAAGCTGAGAAGGCTTCAGCTTGTTTTCTTCAAGGCTTTCGACAACAAGGCTTTCGAGTGTCCTGACAGCGACCTTGAATGTCTCGTTGCCCTTCATCTTAATGAAGTGCTGTCTCTTTCTTACGGTCTCTTTGGAGACGGGAAGTTTCGATCCACCGGCAGGGGTATGGAGGAGTTCCCACATGCTGCCATCAGAATGGATCTTCGTTGAGATGATTCCACGATCTTCCCCTGTTGCTTCGAGGACTGCTGCTCCTGCACCATCACCGAATAAGACACAGGTAGTCCTGTCCTGCCAGTCCGTGACCTTCGAGAGCACCTCAGAGCCGACGACGAGAACCTTCTTGTACATCCCGCTCTTTATATACGCATCGGCAACTGAGAGTCCATAGACAAAGCCTGAACAGGCAGCAAGCACATCAAAAGCAGCGGCCCTCCTGGCATCGAGTCTGTCCTGGAGAAAACATGCGGTTGAAGGCAGCGGCATATCGCCGGTGATCGTCGCAACAATGATAAGATCGAGGTCCTTAGCCTTCAGGCCGGCAGCCTTCAAGGCAGCCTTTGATGCTCCGTATGCAAAATCAGAGGCAGCCTGGTTCTCCGCTGCAACTCTCCGCTCCCTTATCCCCGTTCTTTCAATGATCCATTCATCCGTCGTATCGACCATCTTCTCGATATCGGCATTTGTCACAACCTTTTCCGGAACAGAAGAGCCTGTCCCTGTTATCCTTGACTTCATCAGCGATGTTCCCCGGTCCCGGCGCTCGATGCCAACCTGGCGGACTGCGCCTGATTGATCTCTTCCGCTATGGTCTCGTATCCCTTCTTCCTCGAAAATTCTGCTGCAACCTTTAGTGCATTCCTGATTGCCTTGGCAGAGGACCTTCCGTGGCTTATGATGCAGGTACCGTTTATGCCGAGGAGGGGAGCACCGCCGTATTCAGCGTAATCCGTCTTCCTCTTGAAATTTCTCAGCGCAGGCTTCAACAGGAGATACCCTATCCTTCCAGCGGCCACATCGGCTATCTCCCGCCTGAGCATTCTGAGAATAGCGTCTGCAAGTCCCTCACTCGTCTTCAGCACGATGTTACCGACAAAACCGTCGCAGACAATGACATCGGCATTGCCGAAAAAGATATCTTTGCCCTCGATGTTTCCGATAAACCGTATTCCCGACTCTCTTATGAGTTTGAAGGCCTCCTTGGTGACGATATTCCCCTTTGTTTCCTCTTCCCCGATGCTCAGGAGCGCAATCTTCGGTTCAGGGTTGCTAAACATCGTCTTGCAGTAGGCGTCACCCATAAGGGCGAACTGAAGAAGGTTCTCTGCACTGCAATCGACATTTGCGCCGACATCGAGCAAAACGATCGGCCCTTTCAATGTCGGCATGATGGTGGCAATGGCAGGCCGGTCGACGCCTTCAGACGTGCCGAGCATGAGGAGGGATATCGCCATAGCCACGCCGGAGTGGCCTGCGCTCACAACAGCATCTGCCTCCCCGTTCTTTACAAGCTCAACAGCCCGCCTTATGGAAGAATCCTTTTTCTTCCTGAGACCGGTGAGCGCCGGTTCGTCCATCCCGACGATCTGGGAGGCATGCCTTATCTCGATTCTCTGTGAAGGAAATCTCTTGTCCGAAAGCTTTTCCTTTAACGAGGGTTCATCACCGACGAGAATGAGATCAATGTCGTCACTCTCATTGACTGTTTCTACTGCACCTTCGACAGTAACGGCAGGGGCGAAATCGCCCCCCATTGCATCTAAGGCTACCCTCATTCCTTTTCGAGCATTTCAAGTATCTTGCGACCGTTATAGGAACCACAGCTCGCACATACCCTGTGGGCTTCCTTTGGTTGCTTGCATTCGGGACAGGCGCTGAGATTCGGCATCTGGCCCTTCCAGTTGGCCCTTCTCTTATCTCTCCTCGTCCTCGTATGTCTGTGTGTCGGATTCGCCATCTCTACTCCTTTCCTTTATCCAAGAGTGTTCTTAGTATCGCAAATCGCGGATCCGTCTCCTTCTGCCTGCAACTGCAGGTGTCAGCGCTAAGCTCTGTTCCACAGAACGGACAGAATCCCTTGCAGGTCTCGCTGCAGAGAGGCTTTATCGGAATGCTCAGGATGATCTGTTCTTTCACGAGTTCCTGGACATCCAACTCATCACCCTCGTAGAAGCCCATGTCCAGTTCGTCGTCCTTTATCTCATGTCTCTCTTCACCCTTGAGTTCTTCCGTGGGATGGTAAACGACATTCACATCCAGGTCCGTCTCCTGAGAAAAAGGCTTGAGGCATCTGCTGCATTCAAGTCCGACGCTGGCCTTCACCGTTCCCTTGACAAAAACCTCGGTACGAAACTTCTCGATATGGAGCGATGCCCTTGCAGGCGAGAGAAGCTTGAAAGGACCGGCCTCAAAGGCCTCCGAGAACTCTAGGTCAAGCCCCTCATCCGTTATGTCCGATAACAAAATCTTCATTGTGAAAGATCGCTTCTGAAATCCCGGCAACCGAACCCTGTATCACCGCTGGATTCTCTGGGACATGGCTGACGTTTCTTGAAGACCTCTCCATCGATCGCACTGAATTATAACAGACTGTTCCGGATGATTGTCAAACTTCCCTGGCCCTCTCCTTGGGCTGAAGTTCGATAACATTCGAGCCTTCCTTCTGCATCGTGGAGTGGCCCTGCAGCGATCCGCCTTCGATCACCGTGAGCTTCACCGTACTGATATCCCCGATAATCACCCCCTTTGGCTTGATCTCCAGGATCTCACGGGCAAGAATGGAACCCTCGATCTTGCCGCCCGCGATGACGCCCCGCGCTGTTACGTTTCCTTTCAGGCTTGCCTTCTCTCCCAGGATAAGCCAGTCTGCATCCACGTTGCCTTCAAGAGACCCGTCTATCCTGAGCGTCCCTTTGGTCTTCACGTCACCTTGAAAATGACTGTTGGCTCCGATAAAGGACTCAAGTTTTTCGGTATTCCGTGAAAACATAATTATTTCCTCCCGTCGATAAAGGGGTTCGGATTTACGTGCTTCCCGTCCTTCCAGATCTCGTAATGAGAATGGGGACCGGTTGTGTTTCCTGTTGAT harbors:
- the plsX gene encoding phosphate acyltransferase PlsX, with product MRVALDAMGGDFAPAVTVEGAVETVNESDDIDLILVGDEPSLKEKLSDKRFPSQRIEIRHASQIVGMDEPALTGLRKKKDSSIRRAVELVKNGEADAVVSAGHSGVAMAISLLMLGTSEGVDRPAIATIMPTLKGPIVLLDVGANVDCSAENLLQFALMGDAYCKTMFSNPEPKIALLSIGEEETKGNIVTKEAFKLIRESGIRFIGNIEGKDIFFGNADVIVCDGFVGNIVLKTSEGLADAILRMLRREIADVAAGRIGYLLLKPALRNFKRKTDYAEYGGAPLLGINGTCIISHGRSSAKAIRNALKVAAEFSRKKGYETIAEEINQAQSARLASSAGTGEHR
- a CDS encoding polymer-forming cytoskeletal protein; this encodes MFSRNTEKLESFIGANSHFQGDVKTKGTLRIDGSLEGNVDADWLILGEKASLKGNVTARGVIAGGKIEGSILAREILEIKPKGVIIGDISTVKLTVIEGGSLQGHSTMQKEGSNVIELQPKERAREV
- a CDS encoding DUF177 domain-containing protein — encoded protein: MKILLSDITDEGLDLEFSEAFEAGPFKLLSPARASLHIEKFRTEVFVKGTVKASVGLECSRCLKPFSQETDLDVNVVYHPTEELKGEERHEIKDDELDMGFYEGDELDVQELVKEQIILSIPIKPLCSETCKGFCPFCGTELSADTCSCRQKETDPRFAILRTLLDKGKE
- the rpmF gene encoding 50S ribosomal protein L32 — protein: MANPTHRHTRTRRDKRRANWKGQMPNLSACPECKQPKEAHRVCASCGSYNGRKILEMLEKE